From Carassius auratus strain Wakin chromosome 1, ASM336829v1, whole genome shotgun sequence, the proteins below share one genomic window:
- the golga7ba gene encoding golgin A7 family, member Ba isoform X1 has product MSSAPRTATERTKLPYCHESFHNLQELRHSASLANKVFIQRDYTDGTVCKFQTKFPSELDSRIERTLFEDTVKTLNNYYAEAEKIGGQSYLEGCLACLTVYLIFLCIETRYEKVLKKISRYIQEQNEKVYAPRGLLITDPIERGMRVIEISVYEDRGSSASSSGSSTTSSSGR; this is encoded by the exons ATGAGTTCAGCACCGCGGACAGCGACGGAGCGAACTAAACTCCCGTACTGCCACGAATCT TTCCATAACCTTCAGGAGTTGAGACACAGTGCATCTCTGGCCAATAAGGTCTTCATTCAGAGAGACTACACAGATGGCACCGTCTGCAAGTTCCAGACCAAGTTCCCCTCCGAGTTAGACAGcagg ATTGAGAGGACACTGTTTGAGGACACGGTGAAGACGCTGAATAATTACTATGCAGAGGCGGAGAAGATCGGAGGCCAGTCCTACCTCGAGGGATGTCTGGCCTGCCTCACAGTTTACCTCATATTCCTGTGCATCGAGACACGCTACGAGAAG gtgctgAAGAAGATCTCGCGCTACATTCAGGAGCAGAATGAGAAGGTCTACGCTCCTCGAGGTCTCCTCATCACAGACCCCATAGAGAGAGGCATGAGAGTC ATTGAGATCAGTGTGTACGAGGATCGCGGCTCCAGTGCTTCGAGCTCAGGAAGCAGCACAACCAGCAGCAGCGGACgatga
- the golga7ba gene encoding golgin A7 family, member Ba isoform X2, with amino-acid sequence MATEFHNLQELRHSASLANKVFIQRDYTDGTVCKFQTKFPSELDSRIERTLFEDTVKTLNNYYAEAEKIGGQSYLEGCLACLTVYLIFLCIETRYEKVLKKISRYIQEQNEKVYAPRGLLITDPIERGMRVIEISVYEDRGSSASSSGSSTTSSSGR; translated from the exons ATGGCCACAGAG TTCCATAACCTTCAGGAGTTGAGACACAGTGCATCTCTGGCCAATAAGGTCTTCATTCAGAGAGACTACACAGATGGCACCGTCTGCAAGTTCCAGACCAAGTTCCCCTCCGAGTTAGACAGcagg ATTGAGAGGACACTGTTTGAGGACACGGTGAAGACGCTGAATAATTACTATGCAGAGGCGGAGAAGATCGGAGGCCAGTCCTACCTCGAGGGATGTCTGGCCTGCCTCACAGTTTACCTCATATTCCTGTGCATCGAGACACGCTACGAGAAG gtgctgAAGAAGATCTCGCGCTACATTCAGGAGCAGAATGAGAAGGTCTACGCTCCTCGAGGTCTCCTCATCACAGACCCCATAGAGAGAGGCATGAGAGTC ATTGAGATCAGTGTGTACGAGGATCGCGGCTCCAGTGCTTCGAGCTCAGGAAGCAGCACAACCAGCAGCAGCGGACgatga
- the r3hcc1l gene encoding coiled-coil domain-containing protein R3HCC1L: METEAAQTDKGPKAAAPAQTKKPMENDVPKKRQAEKSEKPHTDGDKKSKPRPRYTDKARKNKKDKAKVTDAPNREVKQEEDGDKENLNMHTEKEEDTQNVSRTMNTPEDTGSALEHDGVPKEEEEGEEGENWDSLFNDDGDCLDPQLMEELSLTEGRKKPSSQEARSDHYDWTPEEEEEVELRDDELSHIVEIYDFPPEFKTEDLIRSFSLFQQKGFDIKWIDDMHVLGLFSSPFAARDALRMKNPMMKIRPLSKSSNATKAKARSCSDYLLPAKERPQTSAALARRLVIGALGVKSNQTKEEREAERNKLRKAKEQKCLAAKQREDAWEGK; the protein is encoded by the exons ATGGAGACTGAAGCAGCTCAGACAGACAAGGGGCCCAAAGCGGCTGCTCCGGCCCAAACCAAAAAGCCCATGGAAAACGACGTTCCCAAGAAACGTCAGGCCGAGAAATCGGAGAAGCCTCATACAGATGGTGACAAGAAATCCAAACCCAGGCCCCGGTACACCGACAAGGCACGCAAGAATAAGAAAGATAAAGCCAAAGTGACAGATGCTCCAAACAGAGAGGTCAAACAGGAAGAGGATGGAGATAAAGAAAACCTGAACATGCACACAGAAAAAGAGGAGGATACACAAAATGTATCCAGAACTATGAACACACCAGAGGACACGGGGAGTGCACTAGAACATGATGGGGTGccaaaagaggaagaggagggggaGGAAGGGGAGAACTGGGATTCTTTGTTTAATGATGACGGTGACTGTCTTGATCCACAATTGATGGAGGAG TTGTCTCTGACGGAGGGCCGCAAGAAGCCGTCTTCACAGGAGGCGCGCTCCGACCACTATGACTGGACgccggaggaggaagaggaggtggagcTTCGGGACGATGAGCTGTCACACATTGTCGAGATTTACGATTTCCCGCCTGAGTTCAAGACGGAGGACTTGATCAGATCCTTCAGCTTGTTCCA gcagAAGGGGTTTGACATCAAGTGGATTGATGACATGCATGTCCTCGGTTTGTTCTCCAGTCCCTTCGCAG ctCGTGATGCTCTGAGGATGAAGAACCCCATGATGAAGATCAGGCCTCTATCCAAATCATCAAACGCAACTAAAGCCAAAGCGCGCAGCTGCTCCG ATTATCTGCTGCCAGCTAAAGAGCGTCCTCAGACGAGTGCGGCTCTGGCTCGCCGCCTGGTGATCGGGGCTCTGGGTGTGAAGAGTAACCAGACCAAAGAAGAGCGAGAGGCCGAGAGGAACAAACTACGGAAGGCAAAAG AACAAAAGTGTTTGGCTGCTAAGCAGCGTGAAGATGCCTGGGAGGGCAAATGA